One stretch of Pigmentiphaga aceris DNA includes these proteins:
- a CDS encoding ABC transporter substrate-binding protein yields MTSDTLHRLLSRRRFLATTAAMAALAAPPFAAFGQNPPTAPTLGKVTVAGWSKPISEITNLLVEPEKGFFKAQGVELAYLPGAGGGDAIRNLLSGQADVAFTDPGSFFMALDKGEKLVAIYDIYPRNVFNVVSLKSANITRPADLKGKKIGVYSLSSGTRQNLLVMLHQAGLKESDVSIVVTGLLNFAPLLQGQVDATAATDTGLVVGQRKGIGEVNVMPVSDYLNVSSDLFVVRESVYREKKELLKAFLKGYRDSAAWMIAQPDEAATLAGKYAIDGTNRDINLEVIRLRNASSLSAGGVGSLGAFDLDALQKGADAFRALGLITRQIKVSDVVDTSLLPAR; encoded by the coding sequence ATGACCTCAGATACCTTGCACCGTCTGCTTTCCCGCCGCCGCTTCCTTGCCACGACCGCCGCCATGGCGGCCCTTGCGGCACCGCCGTTCGCCGCCTTCGGGCAGAACCCGCCGACCGCTCCGACGCTCGGCAAGGTCACCGTGGCGGGCTGGAGCAAGCCCATCAGCGAGATCACCAATCTGCTGGTCGAGCCGGAAAAAGGGTTCTTCAAGGCGCAGGGGGTGGAACTGGCTTACCTGCCGGGCGCGGGCGGTGGCGATGCCATTCGCAATCTGCTGAGCGGTCAGGCCGACGTGGCGTTCACCGATCCGGGGTCGTTCTTCATGGCGCTGGACAAGGGTGAAAAGCTCGTCGCCATCTACGACATCTACCCGCGCAATGTCTTCAACGTGGTGTCGCTGAAGTCGGCCAACATCACACGGCCGGCGGATCTCAAGGGTAAGAAGATCGGCGTCTACAGCCTGTCCAGCGGCACGCGGCAGAACCTGTTGGTGATGTTGCACCAGGCCGGTCTGAAAGAGTCTGATGTCAGCATCGTGGTGACTGGCTTGCTCAACTTCGCACCGCTGTTGCAAGGCCAGGTCGATGCCACGGCGGCAACCGATACCGGGCTGGTGGTTGGCCAACGAAAGGGCATTGGCGAAGTCAACGTGATGCCGGTCAGCGACTATCTGAACGTGTCCAGCGACTTGTTCGTGGTGCGCGAATCGGTCTATCGGGAAAAGAAGGAATTGCTGAAGGCGTTCCTCAAAGGCTATCGCGACAGCGCGGCCTGGATGATCGCCCAGCCAGATGAAGCCGCAACCCTGGCAGGCAAGTACGCCATCGACGGCACCAACCGCGACATCAATCTTGAGGTCATCCGCTTGCGCAACGCATCGTCATTGTCGGCTGGCGGGGTGGGCAGCCTGGGTGCCTTCGATCTGGATGCCTTGCAGAAGGGCGCTGACGCGTTCCGCGCCTTGGGCCTGATCACGCGTCAGATCAAGGTGTCTGACGTGGTGGACACCAGCTTGTTGCCAGCCCGATAA
- a CDS encoding SDR family oxidoreductase — MKFQDKVVLVTGASRGIGAAIALAFAREGASVVVNYLSNDTAAAEVVAACQAAGGDAWAVKADVGSDDAVRTMIDGIVSEFGHIDIVVNNAFSPYLFDPKNRTRFDDLNWHDYQSQFDGTVGATFRVCQAVLPIFRKRAQGSIVNIVSNLVEHPVVAYHDYTTAKAGLVAFSRNLASELGPLGIRVNCVAPGLVYPTQASQATQESFRESLMAATPLRRIARPEDVAGPVLFLASDWAGFMTGQVLFVDGGLVMK; from the coding sequence ATGAAATTCCAGGACAAGGTAGTGCTGGTGACTGGCGCAAGCCGTGGCATCGGGGCGGCAATCGCGCTTGCGTTCGCGCGCGAGGGGGCCTCGGTGGTGGTCAACTACCTGTCGAACGACACTGCGGCTGCCGAGGTGGTTGCCGCATGTCAGGCAGCAGGCGGTGACGCCTGGGCGGTCAAGGCCGATGTCGGGTCGGACGATGCGGTGCGCACCATGATCGATGGCATCGTGAGTGAGTTCGGGCACATCGACATCGTGGTGAACAACGCCTTCAGTCCGTACTTGTTTGACCCAAAGAACAGAACCCGCTTCGACGACTTGAACTGGCACGACTACCAGTCGCAGTTCGACGGCACTGTGGGCGCGACTTTCCGGGTGTGCCAGGCCGTGCTGCCGATTTTCCGCAAACGGGCACAAGGCAGCATCGTCAATATCGTCAGCAACCTGGTTGAACACCCGGTGGTGGCGTATCACGACTACACGACTGCCAAGGCCGGGCTGGTGGCCTTCAGCCGCAATCTGGCAAGCGAGCTTGGCCCGCTTGGCATCCGCGTCAACTGCGTGGCACCGGGCCTGGTGTATCCCACCCAGGCCAGTCAGGCCACCCAGGAATCGTTCCGTGAATCGCTGATGGCGGCCACGCCCTTGCGGCGCATTGCGCGGCCGGAAGACGTGGCGGGGCCGGTGCTGTTCCTGGCGTCGGACTGGGCCGGTTTCATGACCGGGCAGGTCTTGTTCGTGGACGGCGGACTGGTGATGAAATAA
- a CDS encoding LamB/YcsF family protein codes for MRELDLNCDMGEGFSIYQAGDDLGLLGSVTSANIACGFHAGDPRSMAATVKAAIARDVSIGAHPSLPDLQGFGRREMAVSADEAYEMVVYQIGALKGFTDAAGVPLRHVKAHGALYNMAARDAGLSKAICRAVHDVDASLVVFALAGSVTVDVARDMGLRVASEVFADRSYQDDGSLTSRRQPGAMITDLQQSIDQVLAMVQHGYVRAVSGKEVPLQADTLCVHGDQPGALAFAQGLRSALENAGIMLRAPVK; via the coding sequence ATGCGCGAACTCGATCTCAACTGTGACATGGGCGAAGGCTTCAGCATCTACCAGGCCGGCGACGATCTGGGGCTGCTGGGCTCGGTCACCTCGGCTAACATCGCCTGCGGTTTCCACGCAGGCGATCCGCGCTCGATGGCGGCAACCGTGAAAGCTGCCATTGCCCGCGACGTGTCGATTGGCGCGCACCCCAGTCTGCCCGACCTGCAAGGCTTCGGACGCCGTGAAATGGCCGTTTCAGCCGACGAGGCCTACGAAATGGTGGTGTATCAGATCGGCGCGCTGAAGGGCTTCACGGATGCCGCCGGTGTGCCGCTGCGCCATGTGAAAGCGCACGGTGCGCTCTACAACATGGCCGCACGCGATGCAGGCCTGTCGAAAGCCATCTGCCGCGCCGTGCACGATGTGGATGCGTCCTTGGTGGTGTTTGCGCTGGCGGGCAGCGTGACGGTGGATGTGGCCCGCGACATGGGCCTGCGCGTGGCCAGCGAAGTGTTCGCCGACCGCAGCTACCAGGACGATGGTTCGCTGACCTCGCGCCGCCAGCCGGGGGCCATGATTACCGACCTGCAGCAGTCCATCGACCAGGTGCTGGCGATGGTGCAACACGGTTATGTGCGTGCCGTGTCGGGCAAGGAAGTGCCGCTGCAAGCCGATACTTTGTGTGTGCATGGCGACCAGCCGGGTGCACTGGCCTTTGCTCAGGGCCTGCGTAGTGCTTTGGAAAATGCGGGCATCATGTTGCGCGCGCCGGTAAAGTAA